One window of Streptococcus suis genomic DNA carries:
- a CDS encoding transporter substrate-binding domain-containing protein yields the protein MDTKKINLFFAIRMLLIGVVLLFAFSQTKVQTETPAQAVSSDQVQAIIDRGVLRVGVKQDVPNFGFKNPDTGEFEGMEIDIARKIAQELGVDIEFTPVTAQTRGPLLDNEQVDMVIATFTITEERKLLYNFTSPYYTDAVGFLVNKDSGIKTFKDLDGKNIGVAQGSITRKLISDLADKHGISVTFAELGSYPELSVSLRAHRTDAFSVDQSILSGYIGSQSELMDFSFSASDYGIVTKLSNKDLNDYLNGLIETWTADGSLQAIYDANGLKPVTETDE from the coding sequence ATGGATACAAAGAAAATCAATTTATTTTTCGCCATTCGGATGCTCTTGATTGGTGTGGTCCTCCTCTTTGCTTTCAGTCAAACCAAGGTGCAGACTGAAACTCCTGCTCAAGCTGTCAGCAGCGACCAGGTCCAGGCTATCATTGACCGTGGTGTTCTCCGTGTCGGCGTCAAACAAGACGTACCAAACTTTGGTTTTAAAAATCCAGACACTGGCGAATTTGAAGGAATGGAAATTGACATTGCCCGCAAAATTGCACAAGAACTGGGCGTAGATATCGAATTTACACCAGTTACAGCACAGACTCGTGGTCCACTTCTAGACAACGAGCAGGTCGACATGGTCATCGCGACTTTCACCATCACGGAAGAACGCAAACTCCTCTATAACTTTACCAGCCCTTACTATACAGACGCTGTCGGCTTCCTGGTTAATAAGGATTCTGGTATCAAGACCTTCAAGGATTTGGACGGTAAGAACATCGGGGTTGCCCAAGGCTCTATCACACGAAAACTAATTTCTGATTTAGCTGATAAGCACGGCATTTCCGTAACCTTCGCAGAATTGGGTTCTTATCCTGAACTCTCTGTTTCTCTCCGTGCCCATCGCACAGATGCCTTCTCAGTAGACCAGTCTATCCTGTCAGGCTATATTGGTTCCCAGTCTGAGCTCATGGACTTCAGCTTCTCAGCGTCAGACTACGGCATTGTGACTAAATTATCCAATAAAGACCTTAATGATTACTTAAACGGTCTCATCGAAACATGGACAGCGGATGGCAGTCTACAGGCTATCTACGATGCCAACGGACTCAAACCTGTCACTGAAACAGATGAATAG
- a CDS encoding amino acid ABC transporter ATP-binding protein codes for MSLVSFKDVNKYYGDYHALRNINLEFEPGQVVVLLGPSGSGKSTLIRTINGLESVEDGELVVHGHTVSGSSTKELVALRKEVGMVFQHFNLYPHKTVLENVTLAPIKVLGIDKAEAEKTAQKYLEFVNLWDRKNSYPAMLSGGQKQRVAIARGLAMHPELLLFDEPTSALDPETIGDVLAVMQKLARDGMNMIVVTHEMGFAREVADRIIFMAEGEVLVDTTDVNGFFDNPTEPRAKQFLSKIINHESDKVKI; via the coding sequence ATGTCATTAGTATCGTTTAAGGATGTTAATAAATATTACGGCGACTACCACGCCCTACGCAATATCAACTTAGAATTTGAACCTGGTCAGGTTGTTGTACTCCTCGGCCCTTCTGGTTCTGGAAAATCCACATTGATTCGTACCATCAATGGACTGGAGTCTGTAGAAGACGGTGAATTGGTGGTACACGGCCACACCGTATCTGGTTCATCTACCAAGGAACTAGTTGCTCTCCGCAAAGAGGTCGGCATGGTTTTCCAACATTTCAACCTCTATCCTCATAAGACAGTCCTAGAAAATGTTACCCTAGCCCCTATCAAGGTTTTGGGCATTGACAAGGCAGAAGCAGAGAAGACTGCGCAAAAATACCTAGAATTTGTAAACCTCTGGGACCGCAAGAACTCTTATCCAGCTATGCTTTCTGGTGGACAGAAGCAGCGTGTGGCTATCGCCCGTGGACTGGCTATGCACCCCGAACTCCTGCTCTTTGATGAGCCAACTTCTGCCCTTGACCCTGAAACCATCGGTGATGTTCTTGCAGTTATGCAAAAATTGGCCCGCGACGGAATGAACATGATTGTTGTAACCCACGAAATGGGCTTTGCCCGTGAGGTGGCTGATCGTATCATCTTCATGGCAGAGGGCGAGGTTTTGGTGGATACGACCGACGTCAATGGCTTCTTCGACAATCCAACAGAACCACGCGCCAAGCAGTTCCTCAGCAAGATTATCAATCACGAATCAGATAAGGTTAAGATCTAG
- a CDS encoding LysR family transcriptional regulator, whose protein sequence is MDIRVLNYFVTIVQTKSISNAAKALHITQPTLSRQIRDLETELETQLFDRGSREIQITEDGRYLYNRAIEILSLVNKTENNIRRNDGMSGELSIGAAESQSLDIMARAVKKLTTTYPEVKVHILSGNADYVQEYLDQGNIDIGITFGSFDESKYNHLPLPNRDSWGILVPKNHPLATLQTPKLHDIIKYPLIVSAQPNITFEELDKVGDYRIVATYNLLYNAALLVKAGVGVALCLNGIVLTDEYSQLKFIKLQEGNHDPLQVLWKKQNNQSRVANKFLKILKEISETNVQ, encoded by the coding sequence ATGGATATCCGTGTTCTTAATTACTTTGTCACAATCGTACAAACCAAATCTATATCTAATGCCGCCAAGGCCTTGCATATCACACAGCCAACCCTTTCTCGACAAATTCGAGACTTGGAAACAGAATTAGAAACTCAGCTTTTCGATCGTGGTAGCCGAGAAATTCAGATAACCGAAGACGGGCGTTACCTTTACAATCGTGCTATAGAAATTCTATCCTTAGTCAATAAAACAGAAAATAACATCCGTAGAAACGATGGTATGTCGGGTGAACTTAGTATTGGAGCCGCGGAAAGTCAATCTCTGGATATCATGGCACGAGCCGTTAAAAAATTGACCACTACCTATCCAGAAGTTAAAGTACACATTCTTAGTGGTAACGCTGACTATGTACAAGAATATTTAGACCAAGGCAATATTGATATCGGTATAACCTTTGGTTCTTTTGATGAAAGTAAATATAATCACTTACCTCTTCCAAATAGAGATTCTTGGGGGATACTTGTTCCAAAAAATCATCCCTTAGCCACTCTTCAGACCCCAAAACTTCATGATATCATCAAATATCCACTGATAGTATCTGCTCAGCCCAACATCACCTTTGAAGAACTAGATAAAGTTGGTGATTATCGCATTGTTGCAACTTATAATCTTCTATATAATGCTGCCCTTCTTGTCAAAGCAGGTGTAGGTGTTGCACTTTGCTTGAACGGCATTGTCCTGACTGATGAATATAGCCAACTAAAATTTATAAAATTACAAGAAGGTAACCATGACCCTCTACAAGTTCTCTGGAAAAAACAAAACAATCAATCCAGGGTCGCCAATAAGTTTTTAAAAATTTTAAAAGAAATTTCTGAAACGAATGTCCAGTAA
- a CDS encoding glycosyltransferase family 4 protein, protein MRIGLFTDTYFPQVSGVATSIRTLKTELEKLGHAVFIFTTTDEGVNRYEDWDIIRIPSVPFFAFKDRRVAYAGFVDALKIASRYKLDIIHTHTEFSLGILGKLIAKELGIPVIHTYHTQYEDYVHYIAKGKIIRPSMVKYILKPFFRDLDGIICPSEIVEDLLNKYQVPISKRVIPTGIDLAKFDRPEICQEDIDELRHQLGIAKDETMLLSLSRISNEKNIQALVKAMPAILAENPKVKLVIVGGGPYAGELQEMIDRMQLASHIQMTGMIAPSDTALYYKAADFFISASTSETQGLTFLESLASGTPILAHSNPYLDNLVTDKMFGTLFKREKDIADVVIDAILATPSMNAYLLEKKLYEISAKNFGHRVFEYYLDLKISHDFQKEHTNQDSVAEVLLKGAVTLPAKVVVKSTDTTARILRKSVAQVKSVRNFFD, encoded by the coding sequence ATGCGTATTGGATTGTTTACAGATACCTACTTTCCGCAGGTTTCGGGGGTTGCGACTTCTATTCGGACCCTGAAAACGGAGCTGGAAAAACTAGGTCATGCAGTATTTATTTTTACGACCACTGATGAGGGTGTCAACCGCTATGAGGATTGGGATATTATCCGCATTCCTAGTGTGCCCTTCTTTGCCTTTAAGGACCGTCGAGTGGCCTATGCTGGCTTTGTGGATGCCTTGAAAATTGCCAGCCGTTACAAGCTGGATATTATTCATACCCATACGGAGTTTTCTCTGGGGATTTTGGGGAAATTGATTGCTAAGGAATTGGGGATTCCAGTTATTCATACCTACCATACCCAGTATGAGGACTACGTCCACTATATTGCCAAGGGGAAAATTATTCGCCCTAGCATGGTCAAGTATATCCTCAAACCCTTCTTCCGTGACCTTGATGGGATTATCTGTCCCAGCGAGATTGTAGAAGATTTGCTGAATAAGTATCAGGTTCCTATTTCCAAAAGGGTCATACCGACAGGAATTGATTTGGCCAAGTTTGACCGACCTGAGATTTGCCAAGAGGATATTGATGAACTGAGGCATCAACTGGGGATTGCTAAGGATGAAACCATGCTGCTCAGCCTGTCTCGTATCTCCAATGAAAAAAATATTCAGGCCCTTGTCAAGGCCATGCCGGCTATTTTGGCTGAAAATCCCAAGGTCAAGCTGGTTATCGTTGGTGGTGGACCTTATGCGGGAGAGTTGCAGGAGATGATTGACCGCATGCAGCTGGCCAGTCATATTCAGATGACGGGCATGATTGCACCGAGCGATACTGCTCTATACTATAAGGCGGCTGATTTCTTTATCTCGGCATCGACCAGTGAAACCCAGGGTCTGACCTTCTTGGAAAGCCTGGCATCAGGCACTCCAATCCTAGCCCATTCGAATCCTTATTTGGATAATTTGGTGACGGACAAGATGTTTGGAACCCTCTTTAAGCGGGAAAAGGACATAGCAGATGTGGTCATTGATGCGATTTTGGCGACGCCAAGCATGAATGCCTACTTGCTGGAGAAAAAGCTCTATGAAATTTCCGCCAAGAATTTTGGTCACCGAGTTTTTGAGTATTACCTGGATTTGAAAATTTCCCATGATTTCCAGAAGGAACACACCAATCAAGACAGTGTGGCAGAAGTATTGCTCAAGGGAGCAGTTACCTTACCAGCCAAGGTCGTTGTCAAATCAACCGACACCACAGCTCGCATTCTCAGAAAATCAGTTGCCCAGGTCAAGTCCGTTCGTAATTTCTTTGATTAG
- the thrS gene encoding threonine--tRNA ligase — MIKITFPDGAVREYQAGVTTFEIAESISKSLAKKALAGKFNGKLIDTTRAIEEDGTLEIVTPDHEDALDILRHSAAHLFAQAARRLFPDIKLGVGPAIQDGFYYDTDNAAGQISNEDLPRIQEEMMKIVKENFPSERREVTKEEALEIFKNDPYKLELIQEHSDDEGGLTIYTQGEYVDLCRGPHVPSTGRIQVFQLLNVAGAYWRGKSENPMMQRVYGTAWFDKKDLKKYIQMREEAKERDHRKLGKELDLFMISQEVGQGLPFWLPNGATIRRTLERYITDKELASGYQHVYTPPLASVELYKTSGHWEHYHEDMFPTMDMGDGEEFVLRPMNCPHHIQVYKNQVRSYRELPVRIAELGMMHRYEKSGALTGLQRVREMTLNDGHIFVTPEQIQEEFKKALQLIIDVYADFNLNDYRFRLSYRDPEDKEKYYDNDEMWENAQRMLKGAMDEMGVDYFEAEGEAAFYGPKLDIQVKTALGNEETLSTIQLDFLLPERFGLTYIGADGEEHRPVMIHRGVISTMERFTAILIETYKGAFPTWLAPTQVTMIPISVEAHLDYAWKVAKELQDRGVRVHVDERNEKMQYKIRQSQTSKIPYQLIVGDKEMEDNAVNVRRYGSKATQTQSVAEFVDHILADIARKSRPADAE; from the coding sequence ATGATTAAAATTACTTTCCCAGATGGTGCTGTTCGTGAGTATCAGGCTGGTGTGACAACTTTTGAAATTGCGGAGAGCATCAGCAAGTCTTTGGCGAAAAAGGCGCTTGCAGGTAAGTTCAATGGTAAATTGATCGATACCACTCGTGCCATTGAAGAGGATGGGACGCTTGAAATCGTAACGCCTGACCATGAGGATGCTTTGGACATCTTGCGTCACTCAGCAGCTCACTTATTTGCCCAAGCGGCTCGTCGCCTTTTCCCAGACATCAAGTTGGGGGTTGGTCCAGCTATTCAGGATGGTTTCTACTATGATACGGACAATGCAGCTGGTCAGATTTCAAATGAAGACCTGCCACGCATTCAGGAAGAAATGATGAAGATTGTCAAGGAAAACTTCCCTTCTGAACGCCGTGAAGTAACTAAGGAAGAAGCTCTTGAGATTTTCAAAAATGATCCATATAAGTTGGAATTGATTCAAGAACATTCTGATGATGAGGGCGGTTTGACCATTTATACCCAGGGTGAATACGTTGATCTCTGCCGTGGGCCGCATGTTCCTTCAACAGGTCGTATTCAAGTTTTCCAACTCCTAAATGTTGCGGGTGCTTACTGGCGTGGTAAGAGTGAAAATCCAATGATGCAACGTGTTTATGGGACAGCTTGGTTTGACAAAAAAGACCTTAAAAAATACATTCAAATGCGTGAAGAAGCTAAAGAGCGTGACCACCGTAAACTTGGTAAGGAATTGGATCTCTTTATGATCAGCCAAGAAGTTGGTCAAGGTTTGCCATTCTGGTTGCCAAATGGAGCGACTATCCGTCGTACCTTGGAGCGCTACATCACAGATAAAGAATTAGCCTCAGGTTACCAGCACGTTTACACACCACCATTGGCTTCTGTTGAGCTTTATAAGACCTCAGGTCACTGGGAGCATTACCATGAAGACATGTTCCCAACTATGGACATGGGCGACGGTGAGGAGTTCGTACTTCGTCCGATGAACTGTCCACACCACATTCAAGTTTATAAAAATCAAGTGCGTTCATACCGTGAATTGCCAGTGCGTATTGCCGAGCTTGGTATGATGCACCGCTATGAGAAATCAGGTGCTCTTACTGGTTTGCAACGGGTGCGTGAGATGACCCTAAACGACGGTCATATTTTCGTGACACCTGAGCAAATCCAAGAAGAGTTCAAAAAAGCTCTCCAGTTGATTATCGATGTGTACGCAGATTTCAACCTAAACGACTACCGTTTCCGCCTGTCTTATCGTGATCCAGAGGACAAAGAGAAATACTACGATAACGATGAGATGTGGGAAAATGCCCAGCGTATGCTGAAAGGTGCCATGGATGAAATGGGCGTGGATTACTTTGAAGCAGAGGGTGAAGCAGCCTTCTACGGTCCGAAATTGGATATCCAGGTAAAAACAGCCCTTGGTAACGAAGAAACTCTGTCAACTATTCAGTTGGACTTCCTCTTGCCAGAACGCTTTGGTTTGACTTATATCGGTGCTGATGGTGAGGAGCACCGCCCAGTCATGATTCACCGTGGTGTCATCTCAACTATGGAACGCTTCACCGCTATCTTGATTGAAACCTACAAGGGTGCCTTCCCAACCTGGTTGGCTCCAACCCAAGTGACTATGATTCCAATCTCTGTGGAAGCTCACTTGGATTACGCTTGGAAGGTTGCCAAAGAATTGCAAGACCGTGGCGTTCGCGTACACGTGGATGAGCGGAACGAGAAGATGCAATACAAGATCCGTCAGAGCCAGACCAGCAAGATTCCATACCAGCTCATCGTCGGTGACAAGGAAATGGAAGACAATGCTGTCAACGTTCGTCGCTACGGAAGTAAGGCAACACAAACTCAGTCTGTTGCAGAATTTGTGGATCATATCCTAGCAGATATTGCCCGCAAGTCACGTCCAGCTGATGCTGAATAA
- a CDS encoding glycosyltransferase, protein MKVLLYLEGKTVLEKSGIGRALHHQMEALDMAGIPYTTDLLGDYDVIHINTYGPRSWLLLHAAKRHGKKVILHGHSTKEDFQNSFIGSNRLAPFVGKYLASMYRKADFIITPSEYSKQLIQSYGVKTPIVAVSNGIDLNKYKKDARKEAVFRDYFGIKEGQPVVVCAGLYFRRKGIEDFVKVAEKLPHVRFIWLGSINKWMIPSYIRKIVEGAHPPNVEFPGYFKGAVFQGAMSGADAFFFPSYEETEGIVVLEALASHQHVVLRDIPVYEGWIDETSAELGKTVDDFVQSIQNILDKKIDKREAGYQVAVSRSMDNVAHQLVEAYRQVMEL, encoded by the coding sequence ATGAAAGTTTTACTCTATTTGGAAGGCAAGACAGTTCTGGAAAAATCAGGGATTGGTCGGGCCCTCCACCATCAAATGGAAGCCCTGGACATGGCTGGAATTCCCTATACGACGGACCTTTTAGGGGATTATGATGTCATTCATATCAATACCTATGGGCCACGTTCCTGGTTGCTTTTGCACGCTGCCAAACGCCATGGAAAGAAGGTCATCTTGCACGGGCATTCGACCAAGGAAGATTTTCAAAATTCCTTTATCGGATCCAATCGCCTGGCGCCATTTGTGGGAAAATATCTGGCCAGCATGTACCGAAAAGCAGATTTTATCATTACTCCGTCAGAGTATTCTAAGCAGCTCATCCAATCCTATGGGGTAAAAACTCCAATCGTTGCCGTGTCCAATGGGATTGATTTGAACAAGTACAAGAAAGATGCTCGTAAAGAGGCTGTTTTTCGGGATTATTTCGGTATTAAAGAGGGACAACCAGTCGTGGTCTGTGCCGGGCTTTATTTTCGCCGCAAGGGCATAGAGGATTTTGTCAAGGTGGCTGAAAAGCTGCCCCATGTGCGCTTCATTTGGCTAGGCTCTATCAATAAATGGATGATTCCATCCTATATCCGGAAAATTGTAGAAGGAGCTCATCCGCCTAATGTCGAGTTTCCTGGTTACTTCAAGGGTGCTGTTTTTCAGGGGGCAATGAGCGGAGCGGATGCCTTTTTCTTCCCATCCTATGAAGAGACGGAAGGGATTGTCGTCTTGGAAGCTCTAGCCAGCCACCAGCATGTTGTGCTGAGAGATATTCCAGTTTATGAAGGCTGGATTGATGAAACAAGTGCCGAATTGGGCAAGACTGTCGATGATTTTGTCCAATCCATTCAAAATATCTTAGATAAAAAAATAGACAAGCGCGAGGCAGGTTATCAGGTGGCAGTTAGTCGCTCGATGGACAATGTAGCCCACCAGCTAGTAGAAGCCTATCGCCAAGTCATGGAGTTGTAA
- a CDS encoding MazG-like protein, whose translation MLPDDLLKRCQDVRRAYRELELKHHDKEWSIEEDLLALTNDIGNMNRLIMTKQGRYYDETPCSLEQKIAENIWWLIALADRLDIDIQKEMETFLAQKEELLGIKK comes from the coding sequence ATGCTACCTGATGACTTATTAAAACGGTGCCAAGATGTGCGAAGAGCCTATAGAGAGTTGGAACTCAAGCACCATGACAAAGAATGGTCTATTGAAGAGGACCTCTTGGCCTTGACCAATGATATTGGCAACATGAACCGCCTGATTATGACCAAGCAGGGTCGTTACTATGATGAAACACCCTGTAGTTTGGAGCAAAAAATAGCTGAAAATATCTGGTGGTTGATCGCATTGGCTGACCGCCTCGATATCGATATTCAAAAAGAAATGGAAACCTTTTTAGCTCAAAAAGAAGAGTTATTGGGGATTAAAAAATAA
- a CDS encoding alcohol dehydrogenase catalytic domain-containing protein: MKTAIFEKAGSMIIEEVNKPMIQAPDDAIIKIVRACVCGSDLWSYSHGDGKEVHSVNSGHEALGIVEEVGPEVTDIHPGDFVIVPFTHGCGECDACRAGFDGTCDNHVAPTNWGNGYQAEYLRFHYANWALIKVPGQPSDYSEDLLKSLLALADVMPTGYHAARVAQVKQGDKVVVIGDGAVGQCAVIAAKMRSASQIIMMSRHEDRQKLAFQLGATAVVAERGEKGVAKVREILGGGADVALECVGTESSIEQALGVLHNGGRIGYVGIPHYNNRPIGSTFAQNISFGGGSASVTTYVKNELLEAVLDGRINPGKVFTNTYDFSEINQAYQDMADRKEIKSMLIVSE; encoded by the coding sequence TTGAAAACTGCTATTTTTGAAAAAGCTGGGTCAATGATTATCGAAGAGGTTAATAAACCAATGATTCAAGCACCGGATGACGCCATTATAAAAATTGTCCGTGCCTGTGTTTGTGGTTCGGACCTCTGGTCATACTCTCATGGGGATGGTAAAGAAGTTCATTCTGTCAATTCCGGACACGAGGCACTTGGTATTGTTGAAGAAGTTGGTCCCGAAGTGACAGATATTCATCCCGGAGATTTTGTCATTGTACCCTTTACGCATGGTTGTGGTGAATGCGATGCCTGCCGTGCTGGATTTGACGGCACTTGTGATAATCATGTAGCTCCGACTAACTGGGGAAACGGTTACCAGGCAGAATACCTACGTTTTCACTATGCGAACTGGGCACTGATTAAAGTACCTGGTCAGCCATCTGATTACTCAGAAGATCTGCTGAAGTCTTTACTGGCCTTGGCAGATGTCATGCCTACAGGATATCATGCTGCGAGGGTAGCACAAGTGAAACAAGGCGACAAGGTCGTTGTGATTGGAGATGGCGCTGTCGGTCAATGTGCCGTTATTGCTGCTAAAATGCGAAGTGCGTCTCAAATCATTATGATGAGCCGTCATGAAGATCGTCAGAAATTAGCCTTTCAACTGGGTGCAACTGCTGTTGTTGCTGAACGTGGTGAGAAAGGTGTTGCAAAGGTGCGTGAAATTTTAGGTGGAGGAGCGGATGTTGCCCTTGAGTGCGTTGGTACAGAATCTTCTATTGAGCAGGCACTGGGGGTCCTTCATAATGGTGGTCGTATCGGCTATGTTGGTATCCCTCATTACAATAACCGTCCGATTGGCTCGACGTTTGCACAGAATATTTCCTTCGGCGGTGGTTCAGCATCGGTCACTACCTATGTCAAAAATGAATTACTCGAAGCCGTCTTGGATGGAAGGATTAACCCTGGTAAAGTTTTCACAAATACCTATGATTTCAGTGAAATTAACCAAGCCTATCAAGATATGGCGGACCGTAAAGAGATTAAATCTATGTTGATTGTTTCTGAGTAA
- a CDS encoding sugar O-acetyltransferase, whose amino-acid sequence MHQEIKSFIETGEIIKKGDIVYKLIHEITAETLPLIEKLNTEVQSEASKRDLLEKIMCKKLDDTTSIALPFRTDFGRHISIGKEVFINTDVMMTDLGGIVIEDKVLIGPRAMIISVNHPQESSQRRGLILKSVHIKNNAWIGAGATILPGVTVGENAIVGAGSVVTKDVPDNTTVAGVPAKIINTNH is encoded by the coding sequence ATGCATCAAGAAATTAAATCGTTCATTGAAACAGGAGAAATCATTAAAAAAGGAGACATTGTTTATAAACTTATTCACGAAATTACTGCTGAAACCTTACCGCTTATAGAAAAATTGAATACAGAAGTCCAAAGCGAAGCGAGTAAGCGTGACTTGCTGGAAAAAATCATGTGTAAGAAGTTGGATGATACAACGTCAATTGCATTGCCTTTCCGAACGGATTTCGGACGCCATATTTCCATTGGTAAGGAAGTTTTTATTAATACGGATGTGATGATGACAGATTTAGGTGGGATTGTTATTGAGGACAAGGTCTTGATTGGTCCTCGTGCTATGATTATCTCAGTTAATCACCCTCAAGAATCATCACAGCGACGGGGCTTAATTTTGAAATCCGTCCATATTAAGAACAATGCTTGGATTGGTGCGGGAGCAACTATATTACCAGGGGTGACGGTTGGTGAAAATGCTATAGTAGGTGCTGGAAGTGTTGTGACAAAGGATGTACCTGATAATACAACTGTTGCAGGTGTACCTGCTAAAATTATAAATACAAATCATTAA
- a CDS encoding amino acid ABC transporter permease produces MFVFATSPYAWENWLSYFNDFPVFFQGFLFTIAISIGAFITAMLLGILFGSLSSSKKKSLKLLARIYVEYYQNTPLLVQFMIVYYGLPLISNYVLMPSIYWTAVICVGLYHGAYIAEVIRAGIEAVPTGQTEAALSQGFTASETMRIIILPQAIPTILPPLTNQVVNLIKNTATVAIISGADIMFMTKSWSAMNANYIPAFAGAAFLYFIMCFPVASWGRRIEEKNKAAFSH; encoded by the coding sequence ATGTTTGTTTTTGCAACTAGCCCCTATGCTTGGGAAAACTGGCTGAGCTACTTTAATGATTTTCCAGTCTTTTTCCAAGGCTTCCTCTTTACCATAGCTATTTCTATCGGTGCCTTTATCACGGCCATGCTGCTAGGAATTCTCTTCGGTAGCCTATCATCCAGCAAGAAAAAATCACTCAAATTGTTGGCCCGTATTTATGTTGAATACTACCAAAACACACCACTCTTGGTGCAATTCATGATTGTCTATTACGGTCTGCCCTTGATTTCCAACTATGTGCTCATGCCATCTATCTATTGGACAGCGGTTATCTGTGTCGGGCTTTACCACGGTGCCTATATTGCCGAAGTTATCCGTGCAGGTATCGAGGCGGTACCGACTGGTCAGACTGAGGCTGCCCTATCTCAAGGCTTTACTGCCAGCGAGACTATGCGTATCATCATCTTGCCACAGGCTATCCCAACCATTCTTCCACCATTAACCAACCAGGTGGTTAACTTGATTAAAAATACGGCCACGGTCGCTATTATCTCTGGTGCAGACATCATGTTCATGACCAAGTCCTGGTCTGCCATGAATGCCAACTACATTCCAGCCTTTGCAGGCGCGGCCTTTCTCTACTTTATCATGTGTTTCCCCGTTGCTAGCTGGGGACGCCGGATTGAAGAGAAAAACAAGGCTGCCTTCAGTCATTAA
- a CDS encoding amino acid ABC transporter permease, translating into MNTISELLKPSTFQLLWSGLQLTLYISSISVVLSVLFGMILAIMRNGKNPLFKWIATIYIEFVRNVPNLLWIFTVFLVFQMKSTPAGITAFTIFTTAAMAEIIRGGLNAIGPGQTEAGLAQGFTPVQIMIYIIMPQAIRKMLPAIISQIVTVIKDTSFLYSVIALQELFGSSQILMGRYFEAEQVFALYLMVALIYFLINFAISSLSRYVAKSWASSIE; encoded by the coding sequence ATGAATACTATTTCAGAACTTCTCAAACCATCGACCTTCCAATTGCTCTGGTCTGGTTTGCAGCTCACTCTCTACATTTCAAGCATCTCTGTGGTCCTATCTGTCCTCTTCGGAATGATTTTGGCCATCATGCGAAATGGAAAAAATCCACTCTTCAAGTGGATTGCAACGATCTATATCGAATTTGTCCGTAACGTACCCAACCTGCTCTGGATTTTCACTGTTTTCTTGGTATTTCAGATGAAGTCAACTCCAGCTGGTATAACAGCTTTTACCATTTTCACGACCGCTGCTATGGCAGAAATCATCCGCGGTGGTCTCAATGCCATTGGTCCAGGTCAAACAGAGGCTGGTCTGGCGCAAGGATTCACACCTGTCCAGATTATGATTTATATCATCATGCCACAGGCTATTCGCAAGATGTTGCCAGCCATCATTTCACAAATCGTAACGGTCATCAAGGACACCAGTTTCCTCTATTCCGTTATTGCCCTCCAGGAACTCTTTGGCTCCAGCCAAATCCTCATGGGACGCTACTTTGAGGCCGAGCAGGTCTTTGCTCTCTATCTCATGGTTGCCCTCATCTACTTCCTCATCAACTTCGCCATTTCCAGCCTATCACGCTACGTGGCTAAGTCTTGGGCAAGCAGTATTGAATAA